One genomic segment of Vibrio agarivorans includes these proteins:
- a CDS encoding YdcH family protein: protein MLGEVHSLTNDFPEHEAAINKLKETDSDFLDSMKEYDALDKKIRTLELNGAPIGDDEMHKLKHDRAVMKDTLYKRVVSA, encoded by the coding sequence ATGCTAGGTGAAGTACATTCTCTTACTAACGATTTTCCAGAGCACGAAGCCGCCATCAACAAGTTGAAAGAGACGGATAGCGATTTTCTGGATAGCATGAAGGAATACGATGCCCTTGATAAAAAAATTCGCACCCTCGAACTGAATGGCGCTCCGATTGGTGATGACGAGATGCACAAACTTAAGCATGATAGAGCAGTAATGAAAGACACCCTTTATAAGCGGGTTGTTTCAGCTTAA
- a CDS encoding SRPBCC family protein: MKQSQIQWPDYYHPKNSRIHVKNEMVSDSRPEKIWLSIVNAACWPGWRHSRTSVQMISGDAERLERGSMFLWKAGLLRFKCTVVEYEENRRIAWKGRLGESEMYHAWLINETSSGCKVITEATQRGGMTWFTQLYAPRGIERYHQKWLECLVSETGCKKK; this comes from the coding sequence GTGAAGCAATCGCAAATTCAATGGCCTGATTACTATCATCCCAAGAATTCACGTATCCATGTTAAAAATGAGATGGTGAGTGACAGTCGGCCAGAAAAAATCTGGCTGAGCATTGTCAACGCAGCGTGTTGGCCTGGGTGGCGGCATAGCCGAACGTCAGTACAGATGATTTCTGGTGATGCAGAGCGCCTAGAACGTGGCAGTATGTTTCTATGGAAGGCGGGTCTGTTGCGTTTCAAATGTACTGTGGTGGAATATGAGGAAAACCGAAGAATTGCATGGAAGGGGCGTCTTGGCGAATCAGAGATGTATCACGCGTGGCTGATCAATGAAACATCGTCAGGGTGCAAAGTCATTACCGAAGCCACACAGAGAGGCGGGATGACGTGGTTCACTCAACTCTATGCTCCCAGAGGGATCGAACGTTATCATCAAAAATGGTTAGAATGTTTGGTATCTGAAACAGGATGTAAAAAAAAATAG
- a CDS encoding DsbA family protein yields MSNKPTLYYVYDPMCSWCWGFKPTWNRIEEQLKNKVDIQYVVGGLAADSDEPMPMLMREQIASYWKKIENLLGTQFNFDFWTVNTPRRSTYPSCRAMLVARGEGREKAMLNAVQTAYYLQAKNPSDVSVLADCAESIGLDRTAFLDAIKSQETQSALVDELQFARSIGGNSFPSLFLQTNSGVRELAVDYQQSQITVDQVNELV; encoded by the coding sequence ATGAGCAACAAGCCCACGTTATATTACGTTTATGACCCCATGTGTTCTTGGTGTTGGGGGTTTAAACCGACATGGAATAGGATTGAAGAACAACTCAAAAATAAGGTAGACATCCAATATGTGGTCGGTGGCCTCGCCGCAGATTCAGACGAACCAATGCCAATGCTCATGCGTGAGCAAATCGCGTCTTATTGGAAGAAAATAGAGAACCTACTGGGAACGCAGTTTAACTTTGATTTTTGGACGGTAAACACCCCTCGGCGCTCTACTTATCCTTCTTGCCGAGCTATGTTGGTTGCGAGAGGTGAAGGTCGAGAAAAGGCGATGTTGAACGCCGTACAAACCGCTTATTATTTGCAAGCGAAAAACCCAAGTGATGTGTCTGTGTTAGCGGATTGCGCCGAGAGTATAGGACTTGATAGAACGGCCTTTCTTGATGCTATTAAGTCTCAAGAGACGCAGAGTGCGCTTGTTGATGAACTACAGTTTGCTAGGAGTATTGGTGGTAATAGCTTTCCGTCACTATTTCTACAAACTAATAGTGGAGTGCGAGAGCTGGCTGTGGATTACCAGCAATCGCAAATCACAGTTGACCAGGTTAACGAACTCGTTTAA
- a CDS encoding LysR family transcriptional regulator gives MQEIDWQKVDLNLLKVLRVLIEEQNTSKAAERLFVGQPAVSKALQKLRVTFNDELFIRERHGLIPTAYCLSLQSQLGVVFEQLGELIRPGVAFDPRHCTKEVTIALNPMYYRPIVDVLYPRLRAAAPHATFRFGQWGTDTENKLINGQVDVGVNFSPMDISTYIRSIPVVQAEFYICAPKGGTFSTDGVNHQSLAQSPLVLLVMPSYANVKSIAEQYMSETGIPSKVLSRCDNLEACFSILKHEDAGLPVASIVRSTLPDELELVQFSSEITLPEYNIAVHTSYSNVQNPLNRWLLDTTADVIRSLCEH, from the coding sequence ATGCAAGAGATAGATTGGCAAAAAGTTGACCTAAACCTGTTAAAGGTCCTCAGGGTGCTCATCGAAGAGCAAAATACAAGTAAAGCCGCTGAGAGGTTGTTTGTAGGTCAACCAGCGGTCAGTAAGGCTCTACAAAAGCTGAGAGTGACTTTCAATGATGAGCTGTTTATCAGAGAGCGGCATGGATTGATCCCTACGGCATATTGCCTTTCTTTGCAAAGTCAGCTTGGTGTTGTGTTCGAACAACTCGGCGAGTTAATTCGCCCTGGAGTAGCGTTCGATCCCAGGCACTGCACAAAAGAGGTGACTATCGCGTTGAATCCAATGTATTACCGACCTATAGTCGACGTGCTATACCCCCGACTGCGTGCGGCAGCCCCTCACGCAACGTTTCGCTTCGGACAATGGGGAACGGATACAGAAAACAAGCTGATCAATGGCCAGGTTGATGTCGGCGTCAACTTTTCTCCAATGGATATATCGACTTACATCCGATCAATACCGGTGGTTCAAGCGGAGTTCTATATTTGTGCCCCAAAAGGGGGGACTTTTTCTACTGATGGTGTGAACCACCAGTCACTTGCACAATCCCCTTTGGTCCTTTTGGTCATGCCAAGCTATGCCAATGTCAAAAGCATTGCTGAGCAATACATGTCAGAGACAGGAATCCCTTCAAAGGTGCTGTCTCGATGTGACAACTTAGAGGCCTGTTTCTCGATTCTCAAACATGAGGATGCTGGTCTACCAGTTGCGTCAATTGTTCGCTCGACCTTGCCGGATGAACTGGAGCTAGTTCAATTTAGCTCTGAGATTACTCTTCCTGAATACAACATTGCAGTCCATACGTCGTACTCCAATGTCCAAAATCCACTAAACCGTTGGCTATTGGATACCACTGCTGACGTTATCAGATCATTATGTGAACATTAG
- a CDS encoding LysR substrate-binding domain-containing protein: MASNITIKQLNVFAHVSKYGTLSEAASRLFISKAAVSLALSDLEKQLGHSVFDRVNNRLVINLQGKQLLPLADELLARYTEIESFGNTQSQFSGSIKLGASQTIGNHLLPYMLANFSEQLTQYDDRERGVDLFVDPDIKITNNDILCRQILEYKIDIGLTEGEVKHPDLITLPFGEDEMVVICPLDNQYAGKRNVDLTQLSGERWLLREHGSGSRDYFLNYVAPSIALWQEAYQFSSTTAIINGVCAGLGLSCMSNHSLESSRITDQIGKIYLREPLRRQYSIVIHKQKYRTPLLNRFIEFVQRWDV, encoded by the coding sequence ATGGCATCAAATATCACTATCAAGCAACTCAACGTTTTCGCCCATGTCTCTAAATATGGCACGTTAAGTGAAGCTGCTAGCCGTCTTTTTATTTCTAAAGCTGCGGTGAGCTTGGCTCTGTCGGATCTTGAAAAGCAGTTGGGGCATTCCGTGTTTGATCGTGTTAACAACCGATTGGTGATCAACCTGCAGGGGAAGCAGTTATTGCCGCTCGCCGATGAGTTACTGGCGCGATATACCGAAATAGAGAGTTTTGGCAACACACAAAGTCAGTTTAGTGGCTCTATAAAACTCGGTGCGAGCCAAACGATAGGTAACCATTTATTGCCTTATATGCTAGCGAACTTCAGTGAACAGCTTACTCAGTACGACGATCGTGAGAGAGGTGTTGATCTATTCGTAGACCCAGATATCAAGATTACTAACAACGATATTTTGTGTAGGCAGATACTCGAATATAAAATCGATATTGGCCTCACAGAAGGAGAGGTTAAGCACCCAGATCTTATTACCTTACCGTTTGGCGAAGATGAAATGGTCGTGATCTGCCCGCTAGATAACCAGTATGCGGGAAAGCGTAATGTTGATTTAACACAGCTTTCGGGAGAACGATGGCTGTTGAGAGAGCATGGCTCAGGAAGCCGGGACTATTTTCTGAATTATGTCGCGCCATCAATAGCGTTATGGCAAGAGGCTTATCAGTTTAGTTCGACAACCGCGATAATTAACGGGGTTTGTGCAGGTTTAGGCTTATCTTGTATGTCGAATCACTCATTAGAGTCGAGCCGTATCACCGATCAAATCGGTAAAATTTACTTACGAGAACCACTGCGTCGTCAATACTCGATAGTGATTCACAAACAGAAGTATCGTACGCCGCTACTCAATCGATTTATTGAGTTTGTTCAACGCTGGGATGTTTGA
- a CDS encoding sugar O-acetyltransferase: MNTTEKQKMLAGEPYDAWDETLYAERIQCRKTLQHLNNAIPDTPEWRGAIDALIPSSDNAYIEPPFRCDYGYNIKVGKNFYANFNCVVLDVGEVHIGDNVLFAPNVQIYTAGHPLDVKGRVEEGVEFGKAISIGDNVWLGGGVIVCPGVTIGENSVIGAGSVVTKDVPANVLAAGNPCRVIRGIDNE; the protein is encoded by the coding sequence ATGAACACCACTGAAAAACAAAAAATGCTTGCCGGCGAACCTTATGATGCTTGGGATGAAACGCTTTATGCAGAGCGAATTCAATGTCGTAAAACGTTACAGCATCTCAATAATGCTATTCCTGACACGCCAGAGTGGCGAGGGGCCATTGATGCCTTAATACCGAGTTCTGATAACGCTTATATCGAGCCACCTTTCCGCTGTGATTATGGGTACAACATCAAAGTGGGTAAGAACTTCTATGCGAACTTTAATTGCGTTGTGCTGGATGTGGGAGAAGTTCATATTGGAGATAATGTACTATTCGCACCGAATGTTCAGATTTATACCGCTGGTCATCCGTTGGACGTGAAAGGTCGAGTCGAAGAGGGCGTCGAGTTTGGCAAGGCCATTTCTATTGGTGACAATGTTTGGTTAGGGGGCGGTGTCATTGTTTGCCCTGGTGTCACTATCGGTGAAAACAGCGTGATAGGTGCAGGCAGTGTTGTCACCAAAGATGTGCCTGCAAACGTGCTTGCGGCCGGAAATCCATGTCGAGTGATACGTGGTATAGATAATGAATGA
- a CDS encoding ABC1 kinase family protein has product MTERYLPTNRAARFSKFASLATRVAGNVIAEGSKQWIKGERPSARDLVLTPQNIGRLTDQLAYLRGAAMKLGQMLSMDAGDLIEPELAEILSRLRSKADPMPSKQLAKAMTDGLGAHWKQQFLAFNFKPVASASIGQVHHAYSDEGEELAVKVQYPGIRKSIDSDVDNVGTLLNVVGLIPKGVNYKDLLEEAKKQLHDEADYQREARFAGQYRDLLLDDAEFVVPKMFNTGTSETVLAMQFLNGIEIESLVDSEQETRDFVMTKLLGLLFREIFEFRLVQTDPNFANYLYLPSSHQIGLLDFGATREYDERISEGYRKAFSSVVNDNTEGLNAALEQIGFFSQEIKPEQRQAVLNLVSMACEPMLHNGAYDFAAGGLAQRLREAGTVLSMEQNYWHTPPADALFLHRKIGGLYLLAARLKAKVDIQSLVQKYLILEG; this is encoded by the coding sequence ATGACTGAGCGTTACCTTCCGACCAATCGAGCAGCACGATTCAGCAAGTTTGCATCGCTCGCAACGCGGGTTGCAGGCAATGTGATTGCTGAAGGCTCGAAGCAATGGATCAAAGGTGAAAGACCCAGTGCTCGTGACTTAGTGCTTACCCCTCAAAATATAGGTCGATTAACAGACCAACTTGCGTACCTTAGAGGAGCGGCTATGAAGCTTGGGCAGATGCTGTCGATGGACGCGGGCGACCTTATTGAACCAGAACTGGCAGAGATCTTATCTCGATTGCGCTCTAAAGCAGATCCGATGCCTTCAAAACAGCTGGCGAAAGCGATGACCGATGGGCTGGGGGCGCATTGGAAGCAGCAGTTTCTTGCATTTAATTTCAAACCCGTGGCGAGTGCTTCGATTGGTCAAGTTCATCACGCTTACAGTGACGAGGGTGAAGAGCTAGCGGTGAAGGTTCAATATCCTGGTATCAGAAAAAGCATCGATAGTGATGTTGACAATGTAGGGACGCTTCTCAACGTGGTTGGTTTAATTCCCAAGGGCGTTAACTATAAGGACTTGCTCGAAGAGGCAAAAAAGCAGCTCCACGATGAAGCGGATTACCAAAGGGAGGCAAGATTTGCTGGCCAGTATCGTGATCTCTTACTCGATGACGCAGAGTTTGTCGTGCCTAAGATGTTTAACACTGGTACTAGCGAAACCGTGTTAGCAATGCAGTTTCTCAATGGCATTGAAATAGAGTCTCTTGTGGATAGTGAGCAAGAGACGAGAGATTTTGTGATGACTAAGCTGCTTGGTTTGTTGTTTCGTGAGATTTTCGAATTTCGTTTAGTGCAAACCGATCCCAACTTTGCAAACTACCTGTATCTTCCCTCAAGTCATCAAATCGGTCTGTTAGATTTTGGTGCAACGCGAGAATATGATGAACGGATAAGTGAAGGCTACCGCAAGGCCTTTTCGTCAGTCGTAAATGACAACACCGAAGGGTTAAATGCTGCCCTTGAGCAAATCGGATTCTTTAGTCAGGAAATTAAACCCGAACAGCGTCAAGCAGTTCTGAACCTTGTCTCTATGGCTTGTGAGCCTATGCTGCACAATGGCGCTTATGATTTTGCCGCTGGTGGGTTAGCGCAAAGACTTCGAGAAGCAGGGACTGTGTTGAGTATGGAGCAGAACTATTGGCATACACCGCCGGCCGATGCGCTGTTTTTACATCGAAAAATTGGTGGGTTGTATTTGTTGGCAGCGCGTTTGAAAGCGAAAGTCGATATTCAGTCGTTGGTGCAAAAGTATCTCATATTGGAAGGCTAG
- a CDS encoding DMT family transporter: MIHKYKGDIIIFLTTILAAAGWVFSKEAIQGLPPILFIGSRFIIAALFLVPFCFQNLVKTPKSDVRSALKVGMVLASAIFCWIYAISISDTLGEGAFIMSLSMLFVPIVSWVMFGSRPARLFWLSLPIAVVGLFLMSYDGSFNFESSQLLFLSAAIFLAIHFNLNSKFASSIPALTLTTIQLFSAGIVGVILSALFETWPTSVSSDTIKWFALSVLLATSIRYVMQTVGQKHAQPTSAAILMLLEPVFTVLLSIWIYSEEMPPTKILGCSLLLFSLLLYRLGGTWRQWFKRVR; this comes from the coding sequence ATGATTCATAAGTACAAAGGCGACATTATCATCTTTCTCACCACCATTTTAGCAGCCGCTGGCTGGGTGTTTTCAAAAGAAGCGATTCAGGGGTTGCCGCCCATTCTGTTTATTGGTTCACGCTTTATCATTGCCGCACTATTTTTAGTGCCATTCTGCTTTCAAAATTTAGTCAAAACACCAAAATCAGATGTACGTTCAGCGCTCAAAGTCGGAATGGTCTTAGCTTCAGCGATATTCTGTTGGATCTATGCGATTTCTATCAGTGATACGCTAGGTGAGGGCGCGTTCATCATGAGCCTTTCGATGCTATTCGTTCCTATCGTTTCTTGGGTAATGTTTGGGAGCAGACCGGCAAGGCTATTTTGGTTGTCCCTACCCATCGCAGTTGTGGGGCTGTTTTTGATGTCTTATGATGGCAGCTTTAACTTTGAGTCAAGCCAATTACTGTTTTTGAGTGCTGCGATATTTCTGGCGATTCATTTTAACTTAAACAGTAAATTTGCTTCATCCATACCCGCATTGACTTTAACTACGATACAGCTCTTCTCGGCAGGCATTGTTGGCGTCATCCTTTCCGCCTTGTTTGAAACGTGGCCAACCTCGGTTAGCTCAGACACCATAAAGTGGTTTGCCCTTAGTGTCTTGCTCGCCACCAGCATTCGATATGTCATGCAGACGGTCGGGCAGAAACACGCACAACCGACGTCAGCGGCAATTTTGATGTTACTAGAGCCTGTCTTTACCGTGTTGTTAAGTATCTGGATTTATTCCGAAGAGATGCCACCAACGAAAATTTTAGGCTGTTCCCTACTCCTGTTTTCGCTCCTGTTATATAGGCTAGGTGGCACATGGCGACAATGGTTTAAACGAGTTCGTTAA
- a CDS encoding Crp/Fnr family transcriptional regulator, with product MSIQQLLNAIIRQDDYPLLNSALLDKGSTKVVKAGQFLFRQGDHPGQLSVVLTGWVEFSYIDLEGNYVIVERTTAGQWYGDGNFVDGQAVPYSALVLNDVTVLSLPHPLIRADKKLEAEVYRLIANNAVARLRIMYRKFDSIATLPIEQRILERLEQLQGASNVVEITHDELASYIGTSRHKVSRAMKRLDNDNKINQLYKKVEII from the coding sequence TTGTCTATCCAACAACTTTTGAATGCGATTATTAGGCAAGATGACTACCCTTTGTTGAACTCAGCGCTGCTGGATAAGGGTTCAACTAAAGTGGTAAAAGCAGGGCAGTTTCTATTTAGGCAGGGTGATCACCCCGGACAGTTGAGTGTCGTACTAACAGGGTGGGTCGAGTTTTCTTACATAGATTTAGAAGGCAACTATGTCATCGTTGAAAGAACTACGGCAGGTCAGTGGTATGGAGATGGAAATTTTGTCGATGGTCAAGCTGTGCCATACTCTGCGTTAGTGTTAAACGATGTTACTGTTCTATCACTGCCGCACCCGCTTATTCGTGCAGATAAAAAACTCGAAGCAGAAGTGTATCGTCTTATTGCCAATAACGCGGTCGCTCGTTTAAGGATCATGTATCGTAAGTTTGACAGTATCGCGACTTTGCCAATTGAACAGCGGATCTTAGAGCGATTAGAGCAACTACAAGGCGCGAGCAACGTAGTAGAGATCACTCATGACGAATTGGCTTCTTACATAGGAACCAGTCGTCATAAAGTTTCTAGAGCGATGAAGCGACTTGATAATGATAATAAAATCAACCAGTTATATAAAAAGGTCGAAATAATTTAA
- a CDS encoding DUF1254 domain-containing protein has protein sequence MKETILITALATILAAPVFAGASISQADNSALATQNEQAAAIEEARYKRRAMEAGTWFMPQIMYYSMEQGAFETFGGDELTIYYYSKPMNWQARMVTGNNKSPYVHTYHDLSKTGPVVVEIPAATETNAFFGTFLDSWHKPIVDVGPGGEDRGLGGKYLVVPAGYEGDTEGYIVVEQETNKGYISIRSLTDSTSDEDMAKHVDYVQSMKMYPLGAQDTTTQFIDLWGKTYEATIPFDLRFWTAADYMVQNEVIKQDEKAFYGMMKSLGIEKGKRFNPSEKQVDMLIEAAKELHQEMMHDVAYFAPKLWPETSNWTIPVPMEMMTTNATYVSENWNDYQSRGATFYFYFAPPASLAESKSTTYIKGALDSDGVKLNGGSDYQIVIPADVPAKRFWSMLTYATKDGAYIENADPIGIASNESQVVINSDGTTTLTWSSHCEGKVNCMPVIEGEEFFTLFRLYGPEAAFFDKSFALPDIVKR, from the coding sequence ATGAAAGAGACGATTCTCATTACTGCATTGGCGACCATTTTAGCTGCTCCTGTTTTTGCTGGTGCATCCATTTCTCAAGCTGATAATTCTGCTCTGGCAACACAGAACGAGCAGGCAGCGGCGATAGAGGAGGCGCGTTATAAGCGCCGGGCGATGGAGGCGGGTACTTGGTTTATGCCTCAGATTATGTACTACAGCATGGAACAAGGTGCATTTGAAACATTTGGCGGTGACGAGCTCACCATATATTACTACAGCAAACCTATGAACTGGCAAGCTCGTATGGTGACGGGTAACAACAAATCTCCTTATGTGCACACTTATCACGATCTGAGTAAAACCGGTCCTGTTGTCGTTGAAATTCCCGCAGCAACGGAAACTAATGCTTTTTTTGGCACATTTCTCGATAGCTGGCACAAGCCAATTGTTGATGTAGGTCCAGGTGGTGAAGATAGAGGACTTGGTGGCAAATACCTCGTCGTGCCAGCAGGTTATGAAGGTGATACTGAGGGTTATATTGTCGTGGAGCAAGAAACGAACAAGGGTTATATCTCTATTCGTTCTTTGACAGACAGCACTTCTGATGAGGATATGGCAAAGCACGTAGACTATGTACAGTCGATGAAAATGTATCCTCTTGGCGCACAAGATACCACGACTCAGTTCATTGACCTTTGGGGTAAAACTTATGAAGCAACGATTCCCTTTGATTTAAGATTTTGGACAGCAGCAGATTACATGGTTCAAAATGAAGTTATAAAGCAAGATGAAAAAGCATTTTATGGAATGATGAAGTCCCTGGGCATCGAGAAAGGAAAACGCTTTAACCCAAGTGAAAAGCAAGTGGATATGTTAATCGAAGCCGCTAAAGAGCTTCACCAAGAAATGATGCATGATGTTGCGTATTTTGCGCCAAAGCTTTGGCCAGAAACGTCTAATTGGACCATACCTGTTCCGATGGAGATGATGACAACAAACGCGACTTATGTTTCAGAGAATTGGAATGACTATCAGTCGCGTGGTGCAACGTTCTACTTTTACTTTGCTCCTCCGGCGTCACTGGCGGAGAGCAAATCAACAACTTATATCAAGGGAGCTTTGGATTCTGACGGTGTGAAACTTAATGGCGGGTCTGATTATCAAATTGTTATCCCAGCAGATGTTCCTGCAAAGCGCTTTTGGTCAATGTTGACTTATGCGACCAAAGATGGTGCTTACATTGAAAACGCAGATCCAATTGGTATTGCTTCCAATGAAAGCCAAGTGGTGATCAATAGCGATGGAACAACGACACTTACATGGTCAAGTCATTGTGAGGGTAAGGTAAATTGTATGCCGGTAATCGAAGGCGAAGAGTTTTTCACTTTATTCCGCCTATACGGCCCAGAAGCGGCATTCTTTGACAAAAGTTTTGCACTACCAGATATTGTAAAGCGATAA
- a CDS encoding YeiH family protein, translating to MNKKTLFFAAGLLCLMPWITSPLALILGFALSCFGLVPENMDIGKWTKKLLAYSIVGLGFGIHFQEALAVTGNGLGLIVTSILSTFIVGMLIAKLLKLDTVLSYLISAGTAICGGSAIAAVAPAIKAKDEPIGLALATIFVLNSIALFVFPVIGHALDLDQATFGTWAAIAIHDTSSVVGAASAYGQEALVTGTTLKLSRALWIVPVAFISALIFKNDNGKVTIPYFILFYCAAILVSDWLPQFEVVYQSIFAIAKQTLVVCLFLIGSAISIDKLKAAGLKPMILGVSLWVFISTGSLLWLLA from the coding sequence ATGAACAAAAAGACACTATTTTTCGCAGCTGGACTACTCTGTTTGATGCCGTGGATCACCTCTCCGCTGGCGCTTATCTTAGGTTTCGCACTTTCCTGTTTTGGGCTAGTTCCTGAAAATATGGACATCGGAAAGTGGACCAAGAAACTGTTGGCTTACTCTATTGTTGGCTTAGGTTTTGGTATCCATTTTCAAGAAGCGCTTGCCGTCACTGGTAATGGCCTAGGACTTATCGTCACTAGTATTCTTAGTACCTTTATTGTCGGTATGCTTATCGCTAAGTTACTTAAGCTCGACACTGTTTTGAGCTACTTGATCTCTGCCGGTACAGCTATTTGTGGCGGTAGTGCAATTGCTGCTGTCGCACCTGCCATCAAAGCCAAAGACGAACCTATTGGTCTTGCTCTTGCCACCATTTTTGTTCTCAACTCGATCGCATTGTTTGTCTTCCCTGTAATTGGCCATGCACTTGACCTTGATCAAGCCACTTTTGGCACATGGGCTGCGATTGCTATTCACGATACTTCATCCGTTGTGGGTGCAGCATCGGCTTACGGCCAAGAGGCATTAGTGACTGGCACAACATTAAAACTGTCACGTGCGCTTTGGATTGTGCCAGTCGCATTTATTAGTGCGCTGATATTCAAAAATGATAACGGCAAAGTGACCATTCCCTACTTCATCTTATTCTACTGCGCTGCGATTTTAGTGAGTGATTGGTTACCGCAGTTTGAAGTGGTCTATCAGAGTATCTTCGCGATAGCTAAACAGACCTTAGTTGTCTGCCTTTTCTTAATTGGTAGCGCTATCTCGATTGACAAGTTAAAAGCTGCCGGACTTAAACCAATGATTCTTGGCGTGTCACTTTGGGTGTTCATCTCGACGGGCTCACTGCTTTGGCTACTTGCTTGA
- a CDS encoding GGDEF domain-containing protein, translated as MIKGSTLNITKVVLSILIAIVLVVNLKTVDRIDRVNTAFTSRHNEATWFVFQLVKEYSNFLMLTRSNPIDFEQLWLSYDITWSRFDILLNSQESANFIKAANFQSYFNEEFNRLKALEPSIKLVEAQQINANLLSKKVQLTYQDLINFINENFRLQSPIVEQKTKEMNELLLLHRLSLAALSILFIAVIIIFIFESRFRHQVTISDSLTKLHDRSALMRFVKNASHEDENYNLMSLQVRNLDEINQKYGLDYGDIVLVNLADKLSKLVPKGCQSYRFSGRQFIVLGHCKEGEQEKEIIKAIRVEMEKPIEVGSLTFISDVAIKVEQVPKRLILDHLTSLSRDDTR; from the coding sequence ATGATCAAAGGTTCAACGCTTAATATTACTAAAGTTGTACTGTCGATTCTCATCGCGATAGTGTTAGTTGTAAACTTGAAAACCGTTGACCGAATAGATCGCGTCAATACCGCCTTCACTAGTCGTCACAACGAAGCGACATGGTTCGTTTTTCAACTGGTGAAGGAGTATTCTAACTTTCTTATGCTGACTCGCAGTAACCCAATAGACTTCGAGCAACTGTGGTTGTCCTACGACATCACATGGAGTCGCTTTGATATTCTACTGAATAGCCAAGAGTCGGCTAACTTCATAAAAGCGGCCAATTTTCAAAGTTATTTCAATGAAGAGTTCAACAGACTAAAGGCATTAGAGCCATCGATAAAACTGGTTGAAGCGCAGCAAATTAACGCAAACCTTCTGTCGAAAAAGGTACAGTTGACATACCAAGATCTCATCAATTTCATCAATGAAAATTTTCGCTTACAGAGCCCTATCGTTGAACAAAAAACTAAAGAGATGAACGAGTTACTGCTATTGCATCGGCTCTCTCTTGCAGCACTGTCGATTTTGTTCATTGCCGTCATTATTATATTTATCTTTGAGTCGCGTTTCCGTCATCAAGTGACCATCAGTGATTCACTAACTAAACTGCATGACCGCTCTGCTTTGATGCGTTTTGTCAAAAATGCGTCTCATGAAGATGAAAATTACAACCTTATGTCACTTCAAGTGCGTAACTTAGATGAAATAAACCAGAAGTACGGACTGGACTATGGTGATATTGTACTCGTTAACCTCGCCGACAAGCTGTCTAAACTTGTGCCCAAAGGCTGTCAAAGTTACCGATTCAGTGGAAGGCAGTTTATTGTCCTTGGTCACTGCAAGGAGGGTGAACAAGAAAAAGAGATCATCAAAGCCATTAGGGTTGAGATGGAAAAGCCAATCGAAGTCGGTAGCCTAACCTTTATCTCAGATGTGGCTATCAAAGTTGAACAAGTGCCCAAACGCTTGATTCTCGACCATCTCACTTCCCTATCTAGAGATGATACACGATAG
- a CDS encoding glycine zipper domain-containing protein, with translation MKTYFKVIRNLALITGVLLASGCASNHMDSDNEHAARNRGAVGGAILGATVGALAGDAELAAKGAAAGAAVGGVSGSMKDLDDSRQSERTDSIADGMKKDNRSDAEKRVAELEAEIRIQELEKQLAEMEEQDNNDKAS, from the coding sequence ATGAAAACTTACTTTAAAGTCATTCGTAATCTAGCACTTATTACTGGCGTATTGCTAGCAAGCGGTTGTGCTTCAAACCATATGGACAGTGACAATGAACATGCTGCCCGAAATCGCGGCGCGGTTGGTGGTGCCATATTAGGTGCGACTGTGGGTGCGCTAGCAGGCGATGCTGAACTGGCCGCAAAAGGCGCCGCTGCAGGTGCGGCTGTAGGCGGGGTATCCGGTAGCATGAAAGATCTCGACGACTCACGTCAAAGCGAGCGTACTGACTCGATTGCCGACGGTATGAAAAAAGATAATCGCAGCGATGCTGAAAAGCGCGTAGCAGAGCTCGAAGCTGAAATTAGAATTCAAGAGCTTGAGAAACAACTGGCAGAAATGGAAGAGCAAGACAACAACGACAAAGCCTCATAA